The Mycobacteriales bacterium region CGCACCTCATCGGCCGGGACCCGGCGCGGTCGGGACAGCCACCGGAGCCGGTCGAGCTGCCCCGCGCCGGCCGACCCGTGCAGGGCGCCGAGGTCGCGCGCGACCCGGAGCCAGTCGGCATCGCCCCACAGGAGCGGTGTCGGCGCAGGTGCGGCGGCCGAGAGAAGGAGGCAGGTGGCCGGCCCGGACTCAGCGCTCGCCAGCAGGCGCGGCACCCGCACCGGCACCGAGGGCGCCAGTTCGTCGTAGAACCGGGCCTCCCGTTGTGCCTTGGGCCGCCACGCGGGCCTGGTCGTCACCTTGAGCACGGCGCTCGACCCGTCGTCGAAGGCGAGGCGGAAGACACCGGAGCCGGACGCGCCACCGGCGAGCCGGCGAGCGGCGCGCAGGCCGTCGGGATCGCGACCCAGCGCACGCAGATGGCGCGCGAGCTCCTCGTCGACGTCCGCCTCCCGCTGGGTGAGCCCACTGGTCATCCGTGTCACGCTCCACCGTTGTCCGCTGTCCCCGGTCTACCCGGGGGCTCTGACAACCTGCGGACTCGAGGGTCGGCGCGCGCCGGAATCGCTAGTCCACCACCATCCCAACACCATGGTGAAAGACGGTGAGGTGCGGCGCGACGAGCTCGCTGACCTCGGGACCGCCCGCCCCGAGGTCAGCGAGAGCTGAGTGTGAGCACTCAGGTCACTACCTACGGGG contains the following coding sequences:
- a CDS encoding aminoglycoside phosphotransferase family protein yields the protein MTSGLTQREADVDEELARHLRALGRDPDGLRAARRLAGGASGSGVFRLAFDDGSSAVLKVTTRPAWRPKAQREARFYDELAPSVPVRVPRLLASAESGPATCLLLSAAAPAPTPLLWGDADWLRVARDLGALHGSAGAGQLDRLRWLSRPRRVPADEVRAAVAAWTRLGCGRLALSLLGQRRALDRALDALPVGLIHGDCHTGNLLVDDSGEFCWADWQEVGVGHGPEDLALLWQRAEFGGA